Proteins from one Hoplias malabaricus isolate fHopMal1 chromosome 2, fHopMal1.hap1, whole genome shotgun sequence genomic window:
- the LOC136687602 gene encoding cerebellin-4-like: MLKMLRPAVVCLLLLMCLLQNISGDSVGDSSGTENLPSIFRPGIYAELRRLRNLVDQQGAMIVELKSELLKMQKDIEESPKVAFSAALTNSGTVGPFSVLTRLIFTKVFTNVGQAYNPTTGVFTAPVKGVYYFRFTALGYLKNNAMSVNLHKNDHTLMHIGSYNTHGYHEFISSGLTLELEKEDKVFTSLSATYKLFDNANNSTTFTGFLLYPI; the protein is encoded by the exons ATGTTAAAAATGTTGAGACCTGCTGTTGTCTGTCTGCTGCTGCTCATGTGTCTCTTACAGAACATTTCTGGGGACAGTGTTGGGGACTCTTCAGGAACTGAAAACCTGCCCAGTATATTCCGGCCGGGCATTTATGCAGAACTGAGGAGACTGAGAAACCTGGTGGATCAGCAGGGAGCCATGATAGTGGAGCTGAAGTCAGAGCTGCTAAAGATGCAGAAAGACATAGAAG AGAGTCCAAAGGTGGCTTTTTCGGCTGCTCTCACTAACTCTGGAACAGTGGGACCCTTCAGTGTTCTGACAAGACTCATCTTCACCAAGGTCTTCACCAATGTGGGCCAAGCTTACAACCCAACCACAG gaGTCTTCACTGCTCCAGTGAAGGGAGTCTACTATTTCAGATTCACGGCTCTGGGCTACTTGAAGAATAACGCAATGTCTGTTAATTTGCATAAGAATGACCATACACTTATGCACATTGGTTCTTATAACACTCACGGTTATCATGAGTTTATTAGCAGTGGCCTGACTTTGGAACTGGAGAAGGAGGACAAGGTCTTCACCAGCCTCAGCGCTACCTACAAACTCTTTGACAACGCAAACAACTCCACcaccttcactggcttccttcTCTACCCCATCTGA